From the genome of Streptomyces sp. NBC_00523:
GTCCACGTGACCATCGTAGGACCGCGCGCACCCCAAGGACAGGGCGCGACCGGGCAGGACGCCTGCTACGGGGCGGACTTGAGGGGCGTTTCGTCGTGACGCGCCTGGATGCGGGCGATCACGCGCTCCCGTCCCAGGTTCCTGGCCTCGCGGAGCTTGGCCTCGGCCAGGAGCACGGGAACCCAGAGCAGCCAGCCCCACAGGCTGAAGTCCAGCACCCCGCTCAGCACCAGTGCCTTGTTCAGGCCGAACGACGCCGCGAACGTCAACACGTACGCGGCGACCCGGTGCGCGAGGAGCAGGCGCAGGGGGGCGTTCCGGGCGCCCTGGAGCAGCTCGACCGCCGCGGCGGTTTCGGCTGCCCGCAGGTCTTCGCCGGTGTCCCCGGCGGACTCGCCCCGGGCGGCCCGCCGCAGCGCGTCGGTGACGAGCACGCTCTGCTCCGCCACAGCCGTCTGCTCGGCCTGCCCGCGAGCGGCGGCCATGTACAGGTCGTCCCAATACCCGCGGCCGGCCCAGCCCGTCGCGTCGTCGACCCGTTCGCGCTCGGGTGACCCGGGCGGGGCCAGCTCCTCGATTCTTTCCCGCAGAACCGCCGCACGGCGCGCCCGTCCCGGGAAGTCGAAGCTGTCCGAGCGGAGGCACAGCTCCAGATACGACACCATGAGCCCGAGGTCGTCCTCCGCCAGGGCGAGGCCCTTGCGATAGGCCGTCTCGGCCTCACGGTCGTGGTCGTCGTCGTCTTCCGCGGCGTGCGCCTGTCCGAGCCAGCGGTAGAGAGCCGGATCGGGTCCGCACTCGTCGAGCCCCGCTTCCGCGGCCTTCCTCACGGCCGCGTGGCCACCCACCGCGAAGAGCTCCGAGCAACGCGCCACGTACTGCTGCTGTTCCATACCCCACCCCAGGCGTACGAGCCGTCAACCTCTGATGTACTCGGCGCCGCTCTAGCCGAGCGGCAGTCCGCGGGCGGTGTAGCGCTCGCCCTGGTGCTCGACCACGAGGGGCAGGCCGAAGCAGAGGGAGAGGTTGCGGGAGGTGAGCTCGGTCTCCATGGGGCCGGCGGCGAGCACCTTGCCCTGGCGGATCATGAGGACGTGGGTGAAGCCGGGGGCGATCTCCTCGACGTGGTGGGTCACCATGATCATGGAGGGCGCGTACGGGTCGCGGGCCAGCCGGCCGAGGCGGCGGACCAGGTCCTCGCGGCCGCCGAGGTCGAGACCGGCGGCGGGCTCGTCCAGGAGGAGCAGTTCGGGGTCGGTCATCATGGCGCGGGCGATCAGGGTGCGCTTGCGCTCGCCCTCGGAGAGGGTGCCGAACTTGCGGTCGAGGTACTCGGTCATGCCGAGCCGGTCGAGGAAGGCGCGGGCGCGGTCCTCGTCCACCTTGTCGTAGTTCTCGTTCCAGGTGGCGGTCATGCCGTAGGCGGCGGTGAGCACCGTCTGGAGGACCGTCTGGCGGCGGGGCAGCTTCTCGGCCAGGGCGACGCCCGCGATGCCGATGCGGGGGCGCAGGTCGAAGACGTCGGTACCGACGCCGCCGAGGCGCTCGCCGAGGACGCTGACGGTGCCCTTGGTAGGGAAGAGGTAGCTGGACGCGATGTTGAGCAGGGTGGTCTTGCCGGCGCCGTTGGGGCCGAGGATGACCCAGCGCTCACCCTCCTTGACCGACCAGGAGACGTCGTCCACCAGAGCGCGTCCGTCGCGGACCACGGATACGTCCACCAGCTCCAGTACATCGCTCATGAGCGCGTTGTCTCCCCATGCAGTGTCGAGATCGTCGCGTGCCTGTGGGCACAGCTCCCAGGGAAAACCTACGCCACCGCGTGAGTACCGGCGGCGCTGGGCCCGCCGTCGCGGACCCGGCCGTGCCCCGCAAGACACCCCCTAGGCTGTCCGCATGCTTTCGGAACCACGTTCAGGGCTGCTGGCCGCCTGGGGGAACGCGTTGCTGGCGGGGCTCGTGTCCCCGGACGACGCGGCGCTCGCCATCGTCGGGGAGGACGCGGTGCACCGCGTCGAGGGGCTGCCGGGTGAGGCCGGTCCGGTCGGGCTGACGTTCGCCCTGGGGCGGCTGCGGGCGCTGGGGGTGAGCGGCTTCCGGGTCGCGCTGCCGGTGCCGGGGCATCCGCTGGGGCTGAGCGGTCCGGCCGATTTCAACGCCCGGGCCCTGGAGGCGGAGGAGGCCGTGGTGACCCACGGCGCCCCGTACGGGCTGGTGCCCGAGGTGCGCGAGGCGGGCCCGGCCGGCGATGTGCACGTGGACGTGGTGTGGCACTGCCTGGCGGTACGGGAGGCTCCGCCGGCCGACGTGCCCTCGCTGGGCGAGGCGGAACGGGAGCTGGCCGAGGCGCTGCGGGACGCGACGGCGCTGCTGACCCGGCTGGACGTGGCCGGTTCGGGGCCGGTGGCCGAGGCGGCGGTGGACGCGTACCGGGCGCGGGCGGAGCGGGGGCGCGAGGTGCTGGCCCCGGGCTATCCACCGCGGGCGGTGCGTGTCCTTGAGCTGGCCCAGCGGGTCGGGCTGCTGATCTCGGTGGCGTACGAGAACGGGCACGGCGGCGCGGTGAGCGCGTCGGAGATGGCGGCACGGGGCGAGGCGCTGCGGCCGGTGGAACGGGTGGCCCGGCGGGCGCAGGTGGCGGCGTACAACGCGTATGTGGAGGAGCGCGCGCGGTAGGGGCGCGAGCGCCCCGGGTCGGCGGGAGCGCGTGCGGGCCGGGGCCGCGGGGGTGGCGGCTGGGGCCCCGGGCCCTGCGGGCCGGGCCCGGCCCGCGGTCGTGGTGGCCGGGGCCGGCCCGGCTCCCCTCAGCCCGCCGCTCCGTGGCGGACCGCCCAGAGTGCCGCCTGGGTGCGGTCGGCCAGGTCGAGCTTCATGAGGATGTTCGAGACGTGGGTCTTGACCGTCTTCTCGGAGAGGACCAGGGCCCGCGCGATCTCGCGGTTGGACCGGCCGTCGGCGATCAGGCCGAGCACTTCCCGCTCGCGTTCGGTGAGGGTGCTCCCCCGGCCGGTGCCCGCGCCCGGCTCGTCCTGGGCGAGCAGCGCCCCGGCCACCTCGGGCTGGAGCAGGACGTGCCCGGCGTGCACGGAGCGGATGGCGCCGGCCAGGGCGTCCGGGTCGACGTCCTTGTATACGTAGCCGGAGGCGCCCGCGCGCAGGGCGGGGACGACCGTGCGCTGCTCGGTGAAGCTGGTGACGATCAGCACCTTGGCCGGGTTCTCCAGCTCGCGGAGGCGGCGCAGCGCCTCGATGCCGTCGGTGCCGGGCATCTTGATGTCCATCAGTACGACGTCGGGCCGCAGCTCCTCCGTCCTGGCCACGCCCTCGGCGCCGTCGGCCGCCTCGCCGACGACCTCGATGTCGTCCTGGATCTCCAGGAACGTGCGCAGGCCGCGGCGGACGACCTGGTGGTCGTCGACGAGCAGCACCCTGATGATCCTGTCAGCCACCGGGGGTCTCCATCTCGATCGTGGTGCCCTTGCCGGGCGCGGATTCAACGGTGAGGCGGCCGCCGACGCCGCTCGCCCGGTCCCGCATGGAGACCAGGCCCAGGTGGCGCCCGGCCCGGCGGGTGGCGGCGGGTTCGAAGCCCCGGCCGTCGTCGGTGATCCGCAGCAGCGTGGCACCGTCGTGGCGGGCGAGGGTGACGTCGACGTGGGCCGCGTCGGCGTGGCGCAGGGCGTTGTGCAGGGCCTCCTGGGTGACCCGGAGCAGCGCTTCCTCCTGGGCGGCGGGCAGGGCCCGGACGCCGGTGGCGGTGAAGGTGACCCGGGCGGTGTGGGCCCGGTCGAGGACCTGGACCTGGGTGCGGAGGGTGGCGACGAGGCCGTCCTCATCCAGGGCGGCCGGGCGGAGCTCCACGACGGCGGCGCGCAGTTCGTCCACGGCCTCGGCGGCGAGGGCGGCGACCTGCTGGAGCTCGCCCTTGGCGCGGGCCGGGTCGCGGTCGACCAGGGCGGCGGCGGCCTGGGCGGTGAGCCGCAGCGAGAAGAGCTTCTGGCTGACCGCGTCGTGCAGCTCGTGGGCGAGGCGGGAGCGCTCCTCGGCGATGGTGAGCTCGCGGCTGCGTTCGTAGAGGCGGGCGTTCGTCAGGGCGATGGCCGCGTGCTGGGCGAGGATCGAGAGCAGTTCCTCGTCCTCGGCGTTGAAGCCGCAGACGCCCTCGGGCTTGGGGCACCTCTTGTTGGCGAGGAAGAGGGCGCCGATGGTCTCGTCGCCGTCCCGGATGGGCAGGCCGAGAAAGTCGGACATGTCGGGGTGGGCGCTGGGCCAGCCCCCGAAGCGGGGGTCCTTGCGGACGTCGGCGAGGCGCTCGGTCTTCGCGCCGTGGAGCATCGCGGCGAGGATGCCGTGCTGCCGGGGCAGCGGGCCGATGGCCTTCCACTGTTCGTCGCTGACGCCGTCCACGACGAACTGGGCGAAGCCGCCGTCGTCGTCGGGGACCCCGAGTGCGGCGTATTCGGCGTCCAGGAGTTCGCGGGCCGAGGCGACGATCGTCTTCAGGACGTCCCGCACCTCCAGGTGGCGGCTCATGGCGAGCAGCGCGGCACTGACGGCGGCGAGGCCGGAGGGCGGTCGGTGGCTCATGCGCCTCACCGTACCGGCGGCCTGTGCGCCCCGTATCGGACCGGAGGCGGCCGGGGACCGGGGCGGAAGGACTAGGACCTGCGGCCGGTACGCCGTGCGCGGGGGCGGAAACGACTGCCCGAACCCCCTCCGGAACGTCGCATTCCGAATTGCTTCAGCAACACAAGGTGATGCTGTTACTCGCCTGATGTGAGGCCGGGCATAGGGCCCACGTCACTTACGAAGCTGCCTAGTGGACCGAAAAGGGCGATTTGGACGGTGATGACCTGGGAGCGAACCCGGCAAACCGCCCACCATTCCACTACCCGGCTTCGTACGTCACACCTTTGCCACGGCATTTTGCCGCCGCTAAGAATTGAGCTCGTCCCCGACGGAGATGCGCAGTCGCTCCCGTCTTCGTCCTCCGTGAGGACCCCCCGAATTCGAAGAGGTAAGCCTGTATGTCCGCGTCCCGCTTCACCGGCCGTCTCCGTAACCTGAACAAGACCCAGAAGCTCTCCGCCGCCGGCGTCTCCGCCGTCGCCGCCGCTGCACTCTCCTTGTCCCTGGTGCCCGGTCACGCCGAGGCCGAGACCGAACCGCAGGCTCTCTCCGCCTCCCCGGTCATCTTCGACTCCGCGAGCTCCAAGCAGGCCCGCGCGATCCAGGACAGCGTCATTCAGCAGCACTCGACCGCCGAGAAGCTGGTCAAGGCCTCCGACGCCGCCAAGGCCAAGAAGGCCGCCGCGGTGAAGGCCAAGGCCAAGAAGGCCGAGAAGAAGGTCGAGCTGAAGAAGAAGGCGAAGGCCAAGGCGCACTCCAAGGCCAAGTCCCACAAGTCCGAGTCGCGCTCCAGCCGCTCCTCCGCCCGTACGCACCTGTACGGCAACAACCTGGACGGCTGGATCCGGGAGTCCCTCGACATCATGCACAAGAAGGGCATCCCGGGCACGTACGAGGGCCTGCACCGCAACATCATCCGCGAGTCCAGCGGTAACCCGAACGCGATCAACGACTGGGACATCAACGCCCAGAACGGCGTTCCGTCGATCGGTCTGCTCCAGATCATCAAGCCGACCTTCGACTACTACCACGTGTCCGGCACCCCGCACACGCAGTACGACCCGGTCGCCAACATCACCGCGTCGGCCAACTACGCCGCCGACAAGTACGGCTCGATCGACAACGTCAACAGCGCGTACTGATCCGCAGCGATCCGTACCGCCGACGACAGACGCCGAAGGGCGGCACCCCGCGTGGGTGCCGCCCTTCGGCGCGTGTCCGGGCCGGTTACTTGCGCATGACCTCGGGCTCGTGGCGGCGCAGCAGCCGCGCGACCGCGAAGCCGCAGATGACGCCGAGGAACAGCAGCACCGAGATGTTGATCCCCCACTGGCTCACCGAGTGCTCCCAGAGCGGGTCCAGGTCCGTGGGGTTCTTCTGGTCCCACGGCGGCATCAGATGCGCGAGGTCGAGTGTGGAGCCCGCGCCCGCGATGGCCCAGCGGGACGGCATCAGCCAGGCGAACTGCTCCAGGCCGGGCGAGCCGTACACCTGGAACAGGATGCCGGTGAAGACGACCTGGACGATCGCGAACATGACCAGCAGCGGCATGGTCTTCTCGGAGGTCTTCACCAGCGAGGAGATCACCAGGCCGAACATCATCGAGGTGAAGCCGAGCGCGATGATCGTCACGCAGAGCTCGACGGCCGGCGGCATGATCAGGCCCTCTTCGGGCAGATCGCGGGTGGCGAAGCCGATGCCGCAGATGATGACGCCCTGGATGGCCGTGATCACGCCGAGCACGATCACCTTGGACATCAGGTAGGCCGAGCGGGAGAGGCCGGTGGCCCGTTCCCGTTCGTAGATGACCCGTTCCTTGATCAGTTCTCGTACGGAGTTGGCCGCCGCGGAGAACGTCATGCCGATCACCAGGATCAGCATGATCGTTCCGGCGTCGCCGTTGAACCGGGACGGCGGCTTCGGCGGGGCGAGACCGAAGTCCGCGGGGATGACCACGCTGACGATGCCGAGCACCGCGGGCAGGATCACCATCAGACCCATGAAGCCCTTGTCGGAGCCGATCACCGAGAGGTAGCGGCGCATCAGCGTCCACAGCTGCGTGCCCCAGCCCTGCGGCTTCGGCGGGCGCATCTGCTGCGGCGGCGGCATGTGCACGGACTGCACGGCGGCGGCGTCGATGTCGGCGGCGTACATCTGGTAGTGCTGCGAACCGCGCCAGCGGCCCGACCAGTCGTAGTCGCGGTAGTTCTCGAACGCCGAGAAGACGTCGGCCCAGGTGGTGTAGCCGAAGAAGTTCAGCGCCTCGTCCGGCGGGCCGAAGTACGCCACGGCACCGCCCGGCGCCATCACCAGGAGCTTGTCGCAGATGGCCAGCTCGGCCACCGAGTGCGTGACGACCAGGACGGTACGGCCGTCGTCGGCCAGTCCGCGCAGCAGCTGCATCACGTCGCGGTCCATGCCCGGGTCGAGGCCGGAGGTCGGCTCGTCCAGGAAGATCAGCGACGGCTTGGTGAGCAGCTCCAGCGCCACCGAGACGCGCTTGCGCTGGCCGCCGGAGAGCGAGGTGACCTTCTTGTCCTTGTGGATGTCGAGCTTGAGCTCGGTCAGGACCTCGTGTATCCGGGCCTGGCGCTCGGCCTCGGTGGTGTCCGCGGGGAAGCGGAGCTTGGCCGCGTACTTCAGGGCGCGGGTGACGGTCAGTTCCTTGTGCAGGATGTCGTCCTGCGGGACCAGACCGATGCGCTGGCGGAGCTCGGCGAACTGCTTGTAGAGGTTCCGGTTGTCGTAGAGGACATCGCCCTGGTTGGCGGGCCGGTAGCCGGTGAGCGCCTTGAGCAGGGTGGACTTGCCGGAGCCGGACGGGCCGATGACGCCGATGAGCGACTTCTCCGGGACGCCGAACGAGACGTCCTTGAGGATCTGCTTGCCGCCGTCGACCGTGACCGTGAGGTGGCGGGCCGCGAAGGAGACCTCACCGGTGTCGACGAACTCTTCCAGCCGGTCCCCGACGAGCCGGAACGTCGAGTGACCGACGCCGACGGTATCGTTCGGGCCGATGAGCGCCGAGCCGGACTTGGAGAGCGGCTGGCCGTTGACGTACGTGCCGTTGTGCGAGCCGAGGTCGCGGATCTCGAAGCGGCCGTCGGGCGTCGCGTGGAACTCGGCGTGGTTGCGGGAGACCTGGAGGTCCGAGACGACCAGGTCGTTCTCCAGCGCACGGCCGATCCGCATCACCCGGCCGAGGGCCAGCTGGTGGAACGTGGTCGGGCTGCGGTCCCCGTAGACCGGCGCCGCTCCCGCCGGACCGGTGCCGGGTCCGGGCGGGCCCGGGGCCCCGCCCTGCTGCGGCACGTGCGGCTGCTGGGGCTGCTGCCAGCCCTGCTGCTGCGGCGGGACGGGCTGCTGAGGTGCCTGCTGCTGGGGCGCCGGCTGCTGCCAGCCAGGTCCGCCCTGCTGGGGCTGGTGCGGCGGGGTCTGCTGCGGCTGCGCGGGACCGGCGGCCCGGCCGCTGTAGACGCCCGCGGCGCTCAGGCTCAGCCGGGGTCCGTCGGTGGCGTTGCCCAGGTTCACGGTGGAGCCGGCCGCGATCTCCATCTGGTGGATCCGCTGCCCGTGCACGTACGTGCCGTTGGTGCTGCCGTGGTCCTCGATGAACCAACTGCGCCCGTTCCAGCTGATCGTGGCGTGCCGCCACGACACTCTGGCGTCATCGATCGCCATGTCCCCCTGCGGATCGCGCCCCAGGGTGTATGTCCTGGACGGATCGAGCGTCCAGGCCCTGCCATTCAATTCCAGTACGAGTTCCGGCACTCCGCGCCCCACTAGTTGTCCCCCGTGTTACCCCCGTCGCAGGGAGTCTAGGGATGCTGAACATCGTGGGGAACTATTCCAGGATCAGTCCCGGATACGAAAGCCGGGCGGCCGAGGGTGACCTCACCGAGACCTGCGCGGCCAGGCGAAAGGGGACGGACCGGGTGCGGGTGCCCGGGGTGTCCGGCACTCGGGACGGGCTGCCTGCGCGCGCTCGGGGACCGATACGGTGGGTGCACCATGAGCGTATCCCGGCCTCCTGAGCCCGCCCTGTCTCCCGAGCCCGCCGCGTCCCGGCAGGGTCCGGACGTGCCGACCCTGCTGGTGAAGATCTTCGGGAAGGACCGCCCCGGGATCACCGCGGGCCTCTTCGACACCCTCGCCGCCTACTCGGTCGACGTGGTCGACATCGAGCAGGTCGTGACCCGGGGCCGCATCGTCCTGTGCGCGCTGGTCACCGCGCCCACCGCGGGCGGGACCACCGAGGGCGAGCTGCGGGCCACCGTGCACAGCTGGGCGGAGTCGCTGAAGCTCCAGGCCGAGATCATCTCCGGCACCGGCGACAACCGGCCGCGCGGCGTCGGCCGTTCCCACGTCACGGTGCTGGGGCACCCGCTGACCGCGGAGTCCACGGCGGCCATAGCGGCCCGGATCACCTCGACCGGCGGGAACATCGACCGCATCTTCCGGCTGGCGAAGTACCCCGTCACGGCGGTCGAGTTCGCGGTGTCCGGTACGGGGACCGAGGAGCTGCGCTCCGCGCTGGCGCCGGAGGCCGCGGGCATCGGCGTGGACGTGGCGGTCGTCTCGGCGGGGCTGAGCCGCCGGGCGCAGCGGCTCGTCGTGATGGACGTCGACTCGACGCTGATCCAGGACGAGGTCATCGAGCTGTTCGCGGCGCACGCGGGCTGCGAGGCCGAGGTCGCCGAGGTGACCGAGCGGGCGATGCGCGGCGAGCTGGACTTCGAGCAGTCGCTGCACGCCCGGGTGGCGCTGCTCGCGGGGCTCGACGTGTCCGTGGTGGAGAAGGTCCGCGCCGAGGTCCGGCTGACGCCGGGGGCCCGGACGCTGATCCGTACGCTGAAGCGGCTCGGCTACCAAGTGGGCGTGGTCTCGGGCGGTTTCACGCAGGTGACCGACGATCTGAAGGAGCGCCTGGGGCTCGACTTCGCCTCCGCCAACACGCTGGAGGTCGTGGACGGCAAGCTCACGGGCCGGGTGACCGGGGACATCGTGGACCGGGCGGGCAAGGCCCGGCTGCTGCGGAGCTTCGCCGCCGAGGCGGGGGTGCCGCTGGCGCAGACGGTGGCGATCGGTGACGGGGCCAATGACCTGGACATGCTGAACACGGCGGGGCTCGGGGTCGCGTTCAACGCGAAGCCGGTGGTCCGCGAGGCCGCGCACACGGCGGTGAACGTGCCGTTCCTGGACACCGTGCTCTATCTGCTCGGCGTCTCCCGCGAGGAGGTCGAGGCAGCCGACGGCCTCGTGGAGTAGCTTCCGCCCGCTGCTACGGGAAGGGCCCCGGCGCGCACCTCGCGGTGTGTGCCGGGGCCCTTCGCGTACGGGCGGCGGGTCAGTCGTTGGGGGTCCAGTACTCGGCGAGCCGGCCGACGCCGTGCTCGACGCTCTTCCAGGGGCCGGTGAACCCGACCACGGCGAAGGCGGCGGTCGGGAAGCCGCCGCCCCCCATCCGGGCGAGCGCGTCGCCCTCGCCGCTGCCGGAGAGGGCGTCGGCGAGCGCGTGCATGCCGGGGTTGTGGCCGATGACCAGCAGGTCGGCGACGTCGTCCGGGGTCTCGTTGACCAGGGCGATCAGCTCGCCGAGCGATGCCTCGTAGAGCCGCTCCTCGTACACGGTCCTGGGGCGCTCGGGCATCTCGTGCACGGCCAGTTTCCACGTCTCACGCGTTCTGACGGCGGTCGAGCAGAGGGCCAGGTCGAAGACGATCCCGGAATCGGCGAGCCTGCGGCCCACCATGGGGGCCTCCATGCGGCCACGCTCGGCCAGCGGCCGCTCGTGGTCGGACTCCTGCGACCATTCCGCCTTGGCATGCCTGAGAAGGACGATCCTGCGAGATGTATCGGCGCTCATACACCTCAGCTTCGCATGAAACGCGCCAGCTGGCGCAGGGTGTTGGAGGCTTCGTGCCCCGGGGCCGGAGGTCAGCGGGTCACCAGCTCCACGAGGTGCCGCAGCAGCTGGCCGGTCGCCGATTCACCGGTGGCGGCCTGCGCCTGGCCCGGTCCGGCGATCAGCAGCAGGAGCGCGGCGAAGGCCACGGCGGGCAGCGCGACGGCCCACCACGGCAGCCGTACGTCGACGCCGCTCGGCTCCGGACGGGTGGTGTGCGTACGGGCCGGCATGTCCGCCTCCGTGGGTGGTCGGTTCTGATACTCAGAACCTACGGAGACGGGGGCGCCGCTCCCATCCGGTGACCCACCCACTTCACCCTGACCCTGGCCCCCTAGGGGATAGGGGTGCTAGCCCCACCCCTGCCGGGGCGGTGCGTCACGGGGACGCGAGGGAGGCGATGACGCCGACGACGACCGTGATCAGCAGCATGGCCCCGAGGACGAGGAGCAGCTTCTTCTGACCGTTCTGGGGATTCGGATCGAGCACAGGTGACATGGCCCCAGTCTCGCATCTCAGGATTCGTCCTCGATCGTCCGGTCACGCCCGGCCAGGACGCCCACGACCATCTGCGGCACCATCAGGGCGGCCATCAGCGCGATCGGCACGCCCCAGCCGCCGCTGTGCTGGTAGAGCACGCCGACCAGGAGCGGTCCGGGGATCGAGATCAGGTAGCCGGTGGACTGGGCGAACGCGGACAGCCGGACCACTCCGGCGCCGCTGCGGGCCCGCATCCCGATCATCGTGAGGGCGAGCGGGAACGCGCAGTTCGAGATGCCCAGGAGCAGCGCCCAGGCCCAGGCTCCACCGGAGGGGGCCAGGTAGAGGCCCGCGTAGCCGGTGAGGCCGCAGGCGCCGAGGAAGACGACGATCGGGCCCTGGGCGCGCATCCGGGCGGCGACGCGCGGGATCACGAAGGCGAGCGGGACACCCATGGCCATGGTGACCGCGAGCAGGACGCCCGCGGTGCCGGCGGAGACCCCGGCGTCCCGGAAGATCTGGGGCATCCAGCCCATGGTGATGTACGCGGCGGTGGCCTGGAGGCCGAAGAAGCAGGCGAGAGCCCAGGCGGTCCGGCTGCGGGTGATCCGGAGCTCCGGGGCCTCGGGCCGCGCGGCGGCCGGGACGGGCTCGTGGGCGGTGGCCCGGGCCCGCAGCAGCGGGATCCAGGGCAGGATCGCGGCGGCGGCCAGCACGGCCCAGATGCCGAGTCCGGCCTTCCAGCTGCCGCCCAGCGCGTCGGTCAGGGGCACGGTCACGGCGGCGGCGAGCGAGGTGCCGAGGGCCAGGGCCATGGAGTAGAGCCCGGTCATGGAGCCGACGCGGTCGGGGAACCAGCGCTTGACGATCACCGGCATCAGGACGTTGCTGACAGCGATGCCCATGAGGGCCAGGGCGCTGGCGGCCAGGAAGCCCGCGGTGCCGCCGATCAGGGGCCGGATCACCAGGCCCGCCGTGATGGCGACCATGCCCGCGCAGACCACCGCACCGGGGCCGAAGCGGCGGGCGAGGCGTGGCGCCATGACACCGAAGACCGCGAAGCAGAGCGGGGGTACGGAGGTGAGGACCCCGGCGACGCTGCCGCTCATGTGCAGCCCGTCCCGGACCTCTTCGAGGAGGGCGCCGAGGCTGGTGATGGCGGGGCGGAGGTTGAGCGCGGTGAGGACGAGCCCGATGGCGACCAGGCGCAGCGTCCACGGCGAGGGGCCGGTCCGCGGGGCGGGGGCGTCGGCGCGGGTGGCTGCCGGGGCGCCGGGGTTCAGGGTCCCGGTCGCGGTCTGGGGAGTCGTCTCTTCGTCACGCATGGGGCCATCATAGAATCATGGGATGATTGATTGTCCATTCCGTCCGCCCACCGGGCCCTGAGAAGATCGGGCCCATGAGCAGTTGCGACCGAGGAGCACCATGGCGCTGACGTCCCCGAGGCGTTCGGCTCTCGCCGACCAGGTGATTGCCCAGCTGAGGAACCAGATCACCACGGGCGAGTGGCCGGTGGGTTCCCGCATCCCGACCGAACCCGAGCTGGTCGAGCAGCTGGGGGTGGCCCGCAACACGGTCCGTGAGGCGGTCCGGGCGCTCGCGCACAACGGGCTGCTGGACATCCGGCAGGGCTCGGGCACCTATGTGGTCGCCACCAGCGAGCTGGCCGGGGTGATGCACCGCCGGTTCGCCTCGGCGGACCCGCGGCACATCGCGGAGCTCCGGTCGACCCTGGAGTCCTCGGCGGCGCGCCTGGCGGCGGTCCGGCGCACCGACCGGGACCTGAAGCAGCTGGACGCGCTGATGCGGCGGCGCGAGGAGACCTGGGCCGCCGGGGACGCCGAGGCGTTCGTGGCCGCCGACGCGACGCTGCACCTGGCCGTGGTGGCCGCTTCCCACAACGACGTGCTGACGGGGCTCTACGCGGACCTGGGCGACCTGCTGCGGGACTACCTGCGCGGCGACGTCGGCCAGGAACTGCGGCCGGAGAACCACATGGACCACAGCCGCCTGGTCGAGGCGATCCGGGCGGGCGACGCGGAGACGGCGGCGACGGAGGCCGCGAGCCACGCGCTGACCTGCCTGGCTGACCGGGTCTAGGCCCTGGGCGCCGCACTGTGGGTGACCCAGGCGGAGGCGACTTCCTTCCAGCAGCGGTCGGCGAGGCGCACCGTGCGCCCCGGTCCGACCGTCACCGGCTTGGAGTCCGCGTCCACGTCCCACCAGCGGGCGCACTCGGTGTGCAGCTGGACGCGGTCGGCCGAGGGGTACGGGTTGTGGCAGTAGGCGACGACCCGGGAGCCCTCGACGGACGTACGGCATTCGGAGCCGGCGGGCTCGGGGCTGGGCGCGGGCGGCGCGGCCGCACCGGCGGCTCCGACGTGCCCGGCGGCGTACAGGCCGGCCGGGACGAGCAGCGCGGCGACGACCGCGCCGGAGGCCAGCAGGGAACGGGTTCGGTGAGGTGCGCGTCGCACAGCGATCTCCTCCCCACACCTGGCCGGAAGTCCGGTTCCTCCACATTCTGCGGTGGATCGTCCGGCTTTTCGACCTGAGCGCGGCAAGGGCGTACGCACAGCGGAAACGGCCGCGCACCGCCTCCGGGGACTCCGGGGGCGGTGCGCGGTCGGAACGTACGGGACCGGGAGGTCAGGCGCCCATCATGTGCACGCCGCTGTCGACGTGGATGATCTCGCCGGTGGTCCGCGGGAAGAAGTCCGAGAGCAGCGCGACGATGCCGCGGCCGGCCGGCTCCGGGTCCTTCATGTCCCAGGCCAGCGGCGCGCGGGTGTTCCACACGTCGGCGAGCTCACCGAAGCCCGGGATGGACTTGGCGGCCAT
Proteins encoded in this window:
- the serB gene encoding phosphoserine phosphatase SerB, with protein sequence MSVSRPPEPALSPEPAASRQGPDVPTLLVKIFGKDRPGITAGLFDTLAAYSVDVVDIEQVVTRGRIVLCALVTAPTAGGTTEGELRATVHSWAESLKLQAEIISGTGDNRPRGVGRSHVTVLGHPLTAESTAAIAARITSTGGNIDRIFRLAKYPVTAVEFAVSGTGTEELRSALAPEAAGIGVDVAVVSAGLSRRAQRLVVMDVDSTLIQDEVIELFAAHAGCEAEVAEVTERAMRGELDFEQSLHARVALLAGLDVSVVEKVRAEVRLTPGARTLIRTLKRLGYQVGVVSGGFTQVTDDLKERLGLDFASANTLEVVDGKLTGRVTGDIVDRAGKARLLRSFAAEAGVPLAQTVAIGDGANDLDMLNTAGLGVAFNAKPVVREAAHTAVNVPFLDTVLYLLGVSREEVEAADGLVE
- a CDS encoding SixA phosphatase family protein; its protein translation is MSADTSRRIVLLRHAKAEWSQESDHERPLAERGRMEAPMVGRRLADSGIVFDLALCSTAVRTRETWKLAVHEMPERPRTVYEERLYEASLGELIALVNETPDDVADLLVIGHNPGMHALADALSGSGEGDALARMGGGGFPTAAFAVVGFTGPWKSVEHGVGRLAEYWTPND
- a CDS encoding SGM_5486 family transporter-associated protein, with amino-acid sequence MLDPNPQNGQKKLLLVLGAMLLITVVVGVIASLASP
- a CDS encoding CynX/NimT family MFS transporter, translated to MRDEETTPQTATGTLNPGAPAATRADAPAPRTGPSPWTLRLVAIGLVLTALNLRPAITSLGALLEEVRDGLHMSGSVAGVLTSVPPLCFAVFGVMAPRLARRFGPGAVVCAGMVAITAGLVIRPLIGGTAGFLAASALALMGIAVSNVLMPVIVKRWFPDRVGSMTGLYSMALALGTSLAAAVTVPLTDALGGSWKAGLGIWAVLAAAAILPWIPLLRARATAHEPVPAAARPEAPELRITRSRTAWALACFFGLQATAAYITMGWMPQIFRDAGVSAGTAGVLLAVTMAMGVPLAFVIPRVAARMRAQGPIVVFLGACGLTGYAGLYLAPSGGAWAWALLLGISNCAFPLALTMIGMRARSGAGVVRLSAFAQSTGYLISIPGPLLVGVLYQHSGGWGVPIALMAALMVPQMVVGVLAGRDRTIEDES
- a CDS encoding FadR/GntR family transcriptional regulator; the protein is MALTSPRRSALADQVIAQLRNQITTGEWPVGSRIPTEPELVEQLGVARNTVREAVRALAHNGLLDIRQGSGTYVVATSELAGVMHRRFASADPRHIAELRSTLESSAARLAAVRRTDRDLKQLDALMRRREETWAAGDAEAFVAADATLHLAVVAASHNDVLTGLYADLGDLLRDYLRGDVGQELRPENHMDHSRLVEAIRAGDAETAATEAASHALTCLADRV